From a single Herbiconiux sp. SALV-R1 genomic region:
- a CDS encoding nuclear transport factor 2 family protein — translation MTDLTHDTNPAAAREALDLWLTMWNGDGGLARRICAADFRIRFAVTEVDGSTPADDIRSADDFAEYLDWWHGAHPGFVFSAVADAIDGRHGRLIWDMEAGEVHIGGVDVFDFDAEGRVTRVWSAGGQRSMRSGPEA, via the coding sequence ATGACTGATCTGACACACGACACGAACCCGGCCGCTGCCCGCGAGGCGCTCGACCTGTGGCTGACGATGTGGAACGGCGACGGCGGCCTCGCGCGACGGATCTGCGCTGCCGACTTCCGCATCCGTTTCGCCGTCACCGAGGTGGACGGGTCGACGCCTGCCGACGACATCCGCTCGGCCGACGACTTCGCGGAGTACCTCGACTGGTGGCACGGGGCGCACCCCGGGTTCGTGTTCTCGGCCGTCGCCGACGCGATCGACGGCCGGCACGGGCGGCTGATCTGGGACATGGAGGCGGGGGAGGTGCACATCGGCGGGGTCGACGTGTTCGACTTCGACGCGGAGGGGCGGGTCACCCGGGTGTGGTCGGCGGGCGGGCAACGGAGCATGCGGAGCGGGCCGGAGGCCTGA
- a CDS encoding YafY family protein: MKRAERLYALVDVLRAADRPWSAARLAREFEVSTRTIERDIGSLQEAGVPIYADHGSTGGYSILREYSLPPLKLTAAESLATLAGLALLDSSPYQAAARRARAKIAATVSDEDRAPVRELLQSMHVIDAVPLTDEVVPLGMLADVIAARRVVRLTYADTHDDGSPKVTEREVETLGLLRAGESWLLAGWCRLRGAIRGFRIEQITHLDILDEVAPARDPDLWAADLARWPTRSLG, translated from the coding sequence ATGAAACGAGCCGAGCGGCTCTACGCTCTCGTCGACGTGCTGCGCGCCGCCGACCGGCCGTGGTCGGCGGCGCGGCTCGCCCGCGAGTTCGAGGTGTCGACGCGCACCATCGAGCGCGACATCGGGTCGTTGCAGGAGGCCGGCGTGCCGATCTACGCCGACCACGGTTCGACCGGCGGCTACTCCATCCTGCGCGAGTACTCCCTCCCGCCGCTGAAGCTCACGGCCGCCGAGTCGCTCGCCACCCTCGCCGGGCTGGCGTTGCTCGACTCCTCGCCCTACCAAGCCGCCGCCCGCCGTGCCCGCGCGAAGATCGCCGCGACCGTGAGCGACGAAGACCGCGCCCCGGTGCGCGAACTGCTGCAGTCGATGCACGTCATCGACGCCGTTCCGCTCACCGACGAGGTCGTTCCGCTCGGGATGCTCGCCGACGTCATCGCCGCCCGTCGCGTCGTCAGACTCACCTACGCCGACACGCATGACGACGGAAGCCCGAAGGTCACCGAGCGCGAGGTCGAGACCCTGGGCCTCCTCCGCGCGGGCGAGTCGTGGCTGCTCGCCGGCTGGTGCCGCCTCCGCGGCGCCATCCGCGGCTTCCGCATCGAGCAGATCACGCACCTCGATATCCTCGACGAGGTCGCCCCCGCCCGCGACCCCGACCTCTGGGCAGCCGACCTCGCCCGCTGGCCGACGCGAAGCCTGGGCTGA
- a CDS encoding ATP-binding protein, with amino-acid sequence MRQGRLRVLLGAAPGVGKTYAMLEEGRRLRAAGKDVVVAVVETHGRAATKAMTAGFEIIPRAVVSHRGVELQEMDLDAVLARAPRVALVDELAHTNAPGSRHEKRWRDVETLLDAGIDVISTVNIQHIESLNDVVQQITGVPQRETIPDAVLRQADQIEVIDLAPQALRDRLSEGVVYPAARIDAALSNYFRLGNLTALRELALLWLADEVDSSLQKYRLEHGIGQKWEARERVVVALTGGPEGETLLRRGSRIAARSAGGQLLAVHVTSQDGLRQADPGALAAQRSLVESLGGTFHQVVGTDIPAALVEFARSANATQLVIGVSRRSRLTALVTGAGIGATVIRESGDIDVHIVTHAAAGGRRLSLPHAHGSLTVRRRVYGFVVALVGGPLLTWLLSLFHNEESITSDVLSYQLLVVVVALVGGIWPALFAAVLSGVTLDFLFVDPLYTVHIDNPRHALSLVLYVVIAVLVSIVVDQAARRSRAARRSAAESELIAGVAGEVLRGQDAFQAFVTRTREAFGLTGVRILIREPAAAGEADAGAARDVGAEGRAGAGSHRAAEGGADGGGSETAASRERVLASDGEPAGDEPGVRIPIDDDATLELHGRSLESSDRRLLGVIVAQLATALEHADLEQTARAMAPLAAADRVRSALLAAVGHDLRRPLAAATAAITGLRAPGATLSPADRDVLLDTAETGLDQLTRLLTDLLDVSRVQAGVLAVSPRPTDLADLVPAALEELDVGPSAVDLDLPADLPPVQADPVLLGRVLVNLLSNALRYSPADQTVAVAASAFHDTVQIRVIDRGPGVPEDRRDDIFVPFQRLGDVDNTTGLGLGLALSKGFIEGMNGTLEFEETPGGGSTMVVTLHAAEAASGAS; translated from the coding sequence ATGAGGCAGGGTCGGTTGCGGGTGCTGCTCGGGGCGGCGCCCGGGGTGGGGAAGACCTACGCCATGCTCGAAGAAGGCCGGCGGCTGCGGGCCGCGGGCAAGGACGTGGTCGTCGCGGTCGTCGAGACCCACGGGCGCGCCGCCACCAAGGCGATGACGGCGGGGTTCGAGATCATCCCCCGCGCCGTCGTCTCGCACCGGGGTGTGGAGCTTCAGGAGATGGACCTCGATGCCGTGCTCGCCCGCGCACCCCGCGTCGCCCTCGTCGACGAACTCGCCCACACGAACGCGCCCGGTTCACGGCACGAGAAGCGGTGGCGGGATGTCGAGACCCTCCTCGACGCCGGTATCGACGTGATCTCGACGGTGAACATCCAGCACATCGAGTCGCTCAACGACGTGGTGCAGCAGATCACCGGGGTGCCGCAGCGGGAGACGATCCCGGATGCGGTGCTGCGGCAGGCCGACCAGATCGAGGTCATCGACCTCGCCCCCCAAGCCCTCCGCGACCGCCTCTCGGAAGGGGTCGTCTACCCGGCGGCGCGGATCGACGCAGCCCTGTCGAACTACTTCCGGCTCGGGAACCTCACCGCCCTGCGAGAGCTCGCGTTGTTGTGGCTCGCCGACGAGGTCGACTCCTCCCTGCAGAAATACCGCCTCGAGCACGGCATCGGGCAGAAATGGGAAGCCCGGGAACGGGTCGTCGTCGCCCTCACCGGTGGGCCGGAGGGTGAGACGCTGCTGCGGCGCGGGTCACGGATCGCCGCCCGGTCCGCGGGCGGGCAGCTCCTCGCCGTGCACGTCACCAGCCAGGACGGGCTCAGGCAGGCCGACCCCGGCGCCCTCGCCGCGCAAAGGTCCCTGGTCGAGAGCCTCGGCGGGACGTTCCATCAAGTCGTGGGCACCGACATCCCGGCCGCGCTGGTCGAGTTCGCCCGCTCGGCCAACGCGACCCAGCTCGTCATCGGCGTCAGCCGCCGCTCCCGCCTCACCGCCCTCGTCACCGGCGCCGGCATCGGCGCGACCGTCATCCGCGAGTCCGGCGACATCGACGTGCACATCGTCACCCACGCCGCCGCCGGCGGACGGCGGTTGTCGCTGCCGCACGCGCACGGCTCGCTCACCGTGCGGCGGCGCGTGTACGGGTTCGTCGTGGCGCTCGTGGGTGGGCCGCTGCTCACCTGGCTGCTGTCGCTGTTCCACAACGAGGAGTCGATCACCTCCGACGTGCTGAGCTACCAGCTGCTCGTCGTCGTGGTCGCGCTGGTGGGGGGCATCTGGCCGGCGTTGTTCGCGGCCGTGCTGTCGGGGGTGACGCTCGACTTCCTCTTCGTCGACCCGCTCTACACGGTGCACATCGACAACCCGCGGCACGCGCTGTCGCTGGTGCTCTACGTCGTCATCGCCGTGCTCGTGTCGATCGTGGTCGACCAGGCGGCGCGACGCTCCCGGGCGGCGAGACGTTCGGCCGCCGAGTCGGAGCTCATCGCCGGTGTCGCCGGCGAGGTGCTGCGGGGGCAGGACGCGTTCCAGGCGTTCGTGACCCGCACGCGCGAGGCCTTCGGGCTGACGGGTGTGCGCATCCTGATCCGGGAACCGGCCGCGGCCGGGGAAGCGGATGCTGGGGCCGCGCGCGACGTGGGAGCGGAAGGCCGGGCCGGGGCCGGGTCTCATAGGGCTGCCGAAGGCGGCGCGGACGGTGGCGGGAGCGAGACGGCCGCCTCTCGCGAGCGGGTGCTGGCGAGCGACGGGGAGCCTGCGGGCGACGAGCCGGGTGTGCGCATCCCGATCGACGACGACGCCACCCTCGAACTGCACGGCCGCTCGCTCGAGTCGTCGGACCGCCGGCTGCTCGGGGTGATCGTCGCCCAGCTCGCCACGGCCCTCGAGCACGCCGACCTCGAGCAGACGGCCCGCGCGATGGCGCCGCTCGCCGCCGCCGACCGGGTGCGCAGCGCCCTGCTCGCCGCCGTCGGCCACGACCTCCGTCGCCCTCTGGCGGCCGCGACCGCCGCGATCACCGGGTTGCGCGCTCCGGGCGCGACCCTGTCGCCGGCCGATCGCGACGTGCTCCTCGACACGGCCGAGACCGGCCTCGACCAGCTCACCCGCCTGCTCACCGACCTCCTCGACGTGAGCCGGGTGCAGGCCGGCGTGCTCGCCGTCTCGCCCCGGCCCACCGACCTCGCCGACCTCGTGCCCGCCGCTCTCGAGGAGCTCGACGTCGGCCCGTCCGCCGTCGACCTCGACCTGCCCGCCGACCTCCCTCCGGTGCAGGCCGACCCGGTGCTGCTCGGGCGTGTGCTCGTCAACCTGCTCTCCAACGCCCTGCGCTACTCGCCAGCCGATCAGACCGTCGCGGTCGCCGCATCCGCTTTTCACGACACCGTGCAGATCCGCGTCATCGACCGCGGACCCGGCGTGCCCGAAGACCGCCGCGACGACATCTTCGTACCCTTCCAGCGCCTCGGTGACGTCGACAACACCACCGGCCTCGGCCTCGGCCTTGCCCTCTCGAAAGGCTTCATCGAGGGCATGAACGGCACCCTCGAGTTTGAGGAGACCCCGGGCGGCGGCTCGACCATGGTCGTCACGCTGCACGCGGCCGAGGCCGCGAGCGGCGCGTCCTGA
- the kdpC gene encoding potassium-transporting ATPase subunit KdpC, with translation MATTRGFARPYWVALRYMIVATVVLGIAYPVAVLGIGQLALPAQANGSIVTVDGEPVGSSLLGQSFADADGTALAEWFQSRPSAAGYDGGASVASNYGPENPDFLAEIEARRAAIAEADGVPADSIPVDALTTSGSGLDPHISPEYAYEQVARVATARGLSEEQVKGLVDSFVQGRDLGYLGEPTVNVLQLNVALSQLAG, from the coding sequence ATGGCTACCACCCGCGGGTTCGCCCGCCCCTACTGGGTCGCTCTGCGCTACATGATCGTCGCGACCGTCGTTCTCGGCATCGCCTACCCCGTGGCCGTGCTCGGCATCGGCCAGCTCGCCCTGCCCGCTCAGGCGAACGGCAGCATCGTGACCGTCGACGGCGAGCCCGTGGGCTCGTCGCTCCTCGGGCAGTCATTCGCCGACGCCGACGGCACCGCCCTTGCCGAGTGGTTCCAGTCGCGGCCCTCTGCGGCCGGCTACGACGGCGGAGCGTCGGTGGCGAGCAACTACGGCCCCGAGAACCCCGACTTCCTCGCCGAGATCGAAGCCCGGCGCGCTGCCATCGCGGAGGCCGACGGGGTGCCGGCCGACAGCATCCCGGTCGACGCCCTCACCACGTCGGGCTCGGGGCTCGACCCCCACATCAGCCCCGAGTACGCCTACGAGCAGGTCGCGCGGGTCGCGACGGCGCGGGGGCTGAGCGAGGAGCAGGTGAAGGGGCTGGTCGACTCGTTCGTGCAGGGTCGCGACCTCGGTTACCTCGGCGAGCCGACGGTGAACGTGCTGCAGCTGAACGTGGCGCTGTCGCAGCTGGCCGGCTGA
- the kdpB gene encoding potassium-transporting ATPase subunit KdpB codes for MSTLTPTSSPEPSTPTAPAADARTRPAGRRTFSLPQLAQGLPGAFRKLDPREMCHNPVMFLVEIGAALTTVIAIAQPFLPAEEGPQATSIAFTWTIAVWLWLTVLFANLAESVAEGRGKAQAATLRATRTSTMATRVVGYDERADAAAERASTEQVASADLRLGDVVIVTAGELVPGDGDIVDGIASIDESAITGESAPVVRESGGDRSAVTGGTRVLSDRIVVTITSKPGETFVDRMIRLVEGASRQKTPNEIALNILLASLSIVFLIVVLTLGPIAGYSDATPSIAVMVALLVCLIPTTIGALLSAIGIAGMDRLVQRNVLAMSGRAVEAAGDVTTLLMDKTGTITYGNRRASEFVALEGVDALALRDAAALSSLSDPTPEGKSIVDLSEAQGFRRPSQVDGEIVPFTAQTRMSGVDFADGRQIRKGAGSAVTAWARETGTVGSSLFDELQQQTDRIAGLGGTPLVVAVREPGHPAELLGVVYLKDIVKEGMATRFAELRSMGIRTVMITGDNPLTAKAIAEEAGVDDYLAEATPEDKLALIKKEQEGGRLVAMTGDGTNDAPALAQADVGVAMNTGTSAAKEAGNMVDLDSDPTKLIDIVAIGKQLLITRGALTTFSIANDIAKYFAIIPAMFAAVFPGLGLLNIMGLHSPASAILSAVIFNALVIIALIPLALRGVTYRPMSASRILNRNILIYGLGGVIAPFIGIKLIDLVVSLIPGF; via the coding sequence ATGTCCACCCTCACCCCGACCAGCTCTCCCGAGCCGTCGACCCCCACCGCGCCCGCAGCGGATGCGCGCACCCGGCCCGCCGGCCGCCGCACCTTCAGTCTCCCTCAGCTCGCCCAGGGCCTCCCCGGCGCGTTCCGCAAGCTCGACCCGCGCGAGATGTGCCACAACCCGGTGATGTTCCTGGTCGAGATCGGAGCGGCGCTCACCACGGTGATCGCGATCGCGCAGCCGTTCCTCCCCGCCGAGGAAGGCCCGCAGGCCACCAGCATCGCCTTCACCTGGACCATCGCCGTCTGGCTGTGGCTCACCGTGCTCTTCGCCAACCTCGCCGAGAGCGTGGCCGAGGGCCGCGGCAAGGCGCAGGCCGCCACCCTGCGCGCCACCCGCACCAGCACGATGGCCACCCGGGTCGTCGGCTACGACGAGCGAGCGGATGCTGCTGCCGAGCGCGCCTCCACCGAGCAGGTCGCCTCGGCCGACCTCAGGCTCGGCGACGTCGTGATCGTCACCGCCGGCGAGCTGGTGCCGGGCGACGGCGACATCGTCGACGGCATCGCCTCGATCGACGAGTCGGCGATCACGGGCGAGTCGGCCCCCGTCGTGCGCGAGTCGGGCGGCGACCGCAGCGCCGTCACCGGCGGCACCCGCGTGCTCTCCGACCGCATCGTGGTGACCATCACCTCGAAGCCCGGCGAGACCTTCGTCGACCGCATGATCCGCCTGGTCGAAGGCGCCTCCCGGCAGAAGACGCCGAACGAGATTGCCCTGAACATCCTGCTGGCGAGCCTGTCGATCGTGTTCCTCATCGTGGTGCTCACCCTGGGCCCGATCGCCGGGTACTCGGATGCGACCCCCTCCATCGCGGTGATGGTCGCCCTGCTGGTGTGCCTCATCCCGACCACCATCGGCGCGCTGCTCTCGGCCATCGGCATCGCCGGCATGGACCGCCTGGTGCAGCGCAACGTGCTCGCCATGTCGGGCCGTGCGGTGGAGGCCGCCGGCGACGTCACCACCCTCCTCATGGACAAGACCGGAACCATCACCTACGGCAACCGCCGCGCCTCGGAGTTCGTCGCCCTCGAGGGCGTCGACGCCCTCGCGCTCCGCGACGCGGCAGCGCTCTCGTCGCTCTCCGACCCCACTCCCGAGGGCAAGTCGATCGTCGACCTCTCCGAGGCCCAGGGCTTCCGCCGCCCATCGCAGGTCGACGGCGAAATCGTGCCGTTCACCGCACAGACCCGGATGAGCGGGGTCGACTTCGCCGACGGCCGCCAGATCCGCAAGGGGGCAGGCTCCGCCGTCACGGCCTGGGCGCGCGAGACCGGCACCGTGGGGAGCTCGCTGTTCGACGAGCTGCAGCAACAGACCGACCGCATCGCCGGGCTCGGCGGCACCCCGCTCGTAGTGGCCGTGCGCGAACCGGGTCACCCCGCCGAGCTGCTCGGGGTGGTGTACCTCAAAGACATCGTCAAGGAGGGCATGGCCACCCGCTTCGCCGAGCTGCGCTCGATGGGCATCCGTACCGTCATGATCACCGGCGACAACCCGCTCACCGCCAAGGCGATCGCCGAGGAGGCGGGGGTCGACGACTACCTCGCCGAGGCGACCCCCGAAGACAAGCTGGCACTCATCAAGAAGGAGCAGGAGGGCGGGCGGCTGGTCGCGATGACCGGCGACGGCACGAACGACGCGCCCGCGCTCGCTCAGGCCGACGTCGGGGTGGCGATGAACACGGGCACGAGCGCCGCGAAGGAGGCCGGCAACATGGTCGACCTCGACTCCGACCCCACGAAGCTCATCGACATCGTCGCCATCGGCAAGCAGCTGCTCATCACGCGCGGTGCGCTCACCACCTTCTCGATCGCCAACGACATCGCGAAGTACTTCGCGATCATCCCGGCCATGTTCGCGGCGGTGTTCCCGGGTCTCGGCCTGCTCAACATCATGGGGCTGCACTCGCCCGCATCCGCGATCCTGTCGGCGGTGATCTTCAACGCGCTCGTCATCATCGCGCTCATCCCGCTGGCGCTGCGCGGCGTGACGTACCGGCCGATGTCGGCGTCGCGCATCCTCAACCGCAACATCCTCATCTACGGGCTCGGCGGGGTGATCGCGCCGTTCATCGGCATCAAGCTTATCGACCTCGTCGTGAGCCTCATCCCCGGTTTCTAG
- the kdpA gene encoding potassium-transporting ATPase subunit KdpA, whose protein sequence is MEIWLLVAQLATLALILAVLYHPLGDYIAFTFTGAKDLKLERGLYRIVGVDPQGEQSWGAYLRSVLAFSLIGVLLVYALQRLQAVLPYSLGLPAVPEGLSFNTAASFVTNTNWQSYSPEVTMGYTVQIAGLAVQNFVSAGVGLAVAIALIRGFARRNTGTLGNFWVDLTRGTFRILLPLAVLSSIVLLAGGVIQNFNGFTEVTTLTGGTATVPGGPVASQEAIKLLGNNGGGFFNTNSAHPFENPTPWTSMVEIVLMLAIPFALPRTFGKMVGDNRQGYAIVAAMGALFVVSFAALTAFELAGSGTGTELAGGAMEGKEQRFGIVGSTLFATTSTITSTGAVNSMHDSFTSLGGMMTLFNMMLGEIAPGGIGAGLYGILVIAVITVFIAGLLVGRTPEYLGKKLGPREIKLASLYILATPTLVLVGTALSFAIPAVRDDVEGTSIWNPGLHGFTEVLYAFTSAANNNGSAFAGLTANTPWFNTALGVAMLLGRFIPIVLVLALAGSLAAQSKVPVTAGTLPTHRPQFVGLLLGVIVIVVALTYFPVLALGPLAEGLQ, encoded by the coding sequence ATGGAGATCTGGCTCCTCGTCGCGCAGCTCGCGACCCTCGCCCTCATCCTCGCCGTGCTGTACCACCCTCTCGGCGACTACATCGCCTTCACCTTCACCGGCGCGAAAGACCTGAAGCTCGAGCGCGGCCTGTACCGCATCGTCGGCGTCGACCCCCAGGGCGAGCAGAGCTGGGGCGCCTACCTGCGCAGCGTGCTCGCGTTCTCGCTCATCGGCGTGCTGCTCGTCTACGCCCTGCAGCGCCTGCAGGCGGTGCTCCCCTACTCCCTCGGCCTCCCGGCCGTGCCGGAGGGCCTGTCGTTCAACACCGCCGCATCGTTCGTTACCAACACGAACTGGCAGTCGTACTCCCCCGAGGTCACGATGGGCTACACGGTGCAGATCGCGGGCCTGGCGGTGCAGAACTTCGTCTCGGCCGGTGTCGGTCTCGCCGTGGCGATCGCCCTCATCCGCGGGTTCGCCCGCCGCAACACCGGCACCCTCGGCAACTTCTGGGTCGACCTCACCCGCGGAACGTTCCGCATCCTGCTGCCCCTCGCCGTGCTCTCGAGCATCGTGCTGCTGGCCGGTGGCGTCATCCAGAACTTCAACGGCTTCACCGAGGTCACTACGCTCACGGGCGGCACCGCCACCGTGCCCGGCGGCCCGGTCGCCTCGCAGGAGGCCATCAAGCTGCTCGGCAACAACGGCGGCGGGTTTTTCAACACCAACTCCGCGCATCCGTTCGAGAACCCCACCCCGTGGACCAGCATGGTCGAGATCGTGCTGATGCTCGCCATCCCGTTCGCCCTCCCCCGCACCTTCGGCAAGATGGTCGGCGACAACCGCCAGGGCTACGCGATCGTGGCCGCCATGGGCGCCCTGTTCGTGGTGTCGTTCGCCGCGCTCACCGCGTTCGAGCTCGCAGGATCGGGCACGGGCACCGAGCTCGCCGGCGGCGCGATGGAGGGCAAGGAGCAGCGCTTCGGCATCGTCGGCTCCACCCTGTTCGCGACCACGTCGACCATCACCTCGACCGGCGCGGTCAACTCGATGCACGACAGCTTCACCTCGCTCGGCGGCATGATGACCCTGTTCAACATGATGCTCGGCGAGATCGCGCCGGGCGGCATCGGGGCGGGCCTGTACGGCATCCTCGTCATCGCCGTCATCACGGTGTTCATCGCCGGGCTCCTGGTGGGCCGCACCCCCGAGTACCTCGGCAAGAAGCTCGGCCCGCGCGAGATCAAGCTGGCGAGCCTCTACATCCTCGCCACCCCCACGCTCGTGCTCGTGGGCACCGCGCTCAGCTTCGCGATCCCCGCGGTGCGCGACGACGTCGAGGGCACGTCGATCTGGAACCCGGGCCTGCACGGCTTCACCGAGGTGCTCTACGCGTTCACCAGCGCCGCGAACAACAACGGCTCGGCCTTCGCCGGCCTCACCGCGAACACCCCGTGGTTCAACACCGCGCTCGGGGTGGCGATGCTGCTCGGCCGGTTCATCCCGATCGTGCTCGTACTCGCCCTCGCCGGCTCGCTCGCCGCGCAGAGCAAGGTGCCCGTCACCGCCGGCACCCTGCCCACCCACCGCCCGCAGTTCGTGGGCCTCCTCCTGGGCGTGATCGTCATCGTCGTCGCGCTCACCTACTTCCCCGTGCTCGCACTCGGACCACTCGCCGAAGGGCTCCAGTAA
- a CDS encoding potassium-transporting ATPase subunit F, which translates to MIVLELVAAVLGVAAVAYLVVALVKPEKF; encoded by the coding sequence GTGATCGTTCTCGAACTCGTCGCCGCGGTGCTGGGCGTGGCCGCCGTAGCCTACCTGGTCGTCGCTCTCGTGAAGCCGGAGAAGTTCTAG